In the genome of Mycobacterium kansasii ATCC 12478, one region contains:
- a CDS encoding virulence factor Mce family protein — MKITGTAIRLGAFALVLVLFSVMIVIVFGQIRFDRTYGYSAEFSNVSGLRAGQFVRASGVEIGKVKEVSLVDGGKRVRVDFDVDRSIPLYQSTTAQIRYLDLIGNRYLELKRGDGEGSDRIMRPGGFIPLSRTSPALDLDALIGGFKPVFRALDPDKVNTIASALITVFQGQGGTINDILDQTAQLTSQIAERDQAIGEVVKNLNTVLDTTVRHRKDFDQTVNNLEVLITGLKDHRTQLADGIVHISNAAGTVADLLAEDRALLHKTVNYLDAVQQPLIDQRQELNDFLHKVPTALNMIGRTIGSYGDFVNFYSCDISLRINGLQPGGPVRTVRLFTQPTGRCTPQ; from the coding sequence ATGAAAATCACCGGTACTGCAATAAGACTCGGCGCCTTCGCACTGGTGCTGGTGCTGTTCAGCGTGATGATCGTCATCGTTTTCGGTCAGATCCGCTTCGACCGCACCTACGGCTACTCCGCTGAGTTCAGCAATGTCAGCGGGCTGCGGGCCGGACAATTCGTCCGCGCCTCGGGGGTGGAGATCGGCAAGGTCAAAGAGGTGTCGCTGGTCGACGGCGGCAAACGGGTCCGGGTGGATTTCGACGTCGACCGCTCGATACCCCTTTACCAATCGACGACCGCGCAGATCCGCTACCTCGACCTGATCGGCAATCGATACCTGGAGCTCAAGCGCGGTGACGGCGAGGGCAGCGACCGGATCATGCGGCCGGGTGGGTTCATTCCGTTGTCGCGCACCTCGCCGGCACTCGACCTCGACGCATTGATCGGTGGCTTCAAGCCGGTGTTCCGGGCGCTGGACCCGGACAAGGTCAACACCATCGCCTCGGCGCTCATCACCGTGTTTCAGGGCCAGGGCGGCACCATCAACGACATTCTCGACCAGACCGCGCAGCTGACCTCACAGATCGCGGAACGCGACCAGGCGATCGGCGAGGTGGTGAAGAACCTGAACACGGTGCTGGACACCACGGTTCGTCATCGCAAGGACTTCGATCAGACGGTCAACAACCTGGAGGTGCTGATCACCGGGTTGAAGGACCACCGCACTCAGTTGGCGGACGGCATCGTGCACATCAGCAACGCGGCCGGAACCGTGGCCGATCTGCTGGCCGAGGACCGCGCACTGCTGCACAAGACCGTCAACTACCTCGATGCCGTCCAGCAGCCGCTCATCGACCAGCGTCAGGAGTTGAACGATTTCCTGCACAAGGTCCCGACCGCGCTGAACATGATCGGGCGCACCATCGGGTCCTACGGGGACTTCGTGAACTTCTACTCCTGCGACATCAGCCTCAGAATCAATGGGCTGCAGCCCGGCGGGCCGGTGCGCACGGTCCGGCTCTTCACCCAGCCGACGGGTAGGTGCACGCCACAATGA
- a CDS encoding virulence factor Mce family protein codes for MRTLEPPNRLRIGLMGIVVMIIVVAVGQSFTSVPMLFARPSYYGQFTDTGGLNKGDKVRIAGMDVGKVEELSIDGDHVKIKFSVGTNVIGTESRLAIRTDTILGKKVLEIEARGNQPLRPGGTLPLGQSTTPYQIYDAFFDVTKAATGWDIDTVKQSLHVLSQTIDQTYPHLSATLEGVAKFSDTIGKRDEEIKHLLAQANQVASILGDRSQQVDRLLVNAKTLIAAFNERGRAIDALLGNIASFSAQVQGLINDNPNLNHVLEQLRQVSDILVERKDDLANGLLMVGGFLPSLNESIASGPFFKVVIHNLVPGQILQPFIDAAFKKRGLDPENFWRSAGLPEFRWPDPNGTRFPNGAPPPAPGVLEGTPEHPGPAVPPGSPCSYTPANPGGNVTVGDEGLPRPWNPLPCAGALLGPFGGPNFPAPLDVEASPPNPNGLPPTPGIPIAGRPGDPPPDVPGTPVPLPPNAPPGARTEQLAPAGPTPPPSTFAPGLPPGPPAPPGPGPQLPDPYINPGGTGGSGVTGGSQN; via the coding sequence ATGAGAACGCTGGAACCCCCCAATCGGCTTCGTATCGGCCTCATGGGCATCGTGGTGATGATCATCGTCGTCGCCGTCGGCCAGAGCTTCACCAGCGTCCCGATGTTGTTCGCGCGGCCGAGCTACTACGGTCAGTTCACCGACACCGGCGGCCTCAACAAGGGCGACAAGGTACGCATCGCCGGCATGGACGTCGGCAAGGTGGAGGAGCTGTCCATCGACGGCGACCACGTCAAGATCAAATTCTCGGTCGGCACCAACGTCATCGGCACCGAAAGCCGCCTGGCGATTCGCACCGACACCATCCTCGGTAAGAAGGTCCTCGAGATCGAGGCGCGCGGCAACCAGCCGCTGCGCCCGGGGGGCACGTTGCCATTAGGCCAAAGCACCACTCCCTACCAGATTTACGACGCCTTCTTCGACGTCACCAAGGCGGCCACCGGCTGGGACATCGACACGGTCAAGCAGTCCCTGCATGTGCTGTCGCAGACCATCGACCAGACCTACCCGCACCTGAGCGCCACGCTCGAGGGCGTGGCCAAGTTCTCCGACACCATCGGCAAGCGCGACGAGGAGATCAAGCACCTGCTTGCGCAGGCCAACCAGGTGGCCAGCATCCTCGGCGATCGCAGCCAGCAGGTGGACCGGCTGTTGGTCAACGCCAAGACGCTGATCGCCGCGTTCAACGAACGCGGGCGCGCCATCGACGCCCTGCTGGGCAACATCGCTTCGTTCTCGGCCCAGGTGCAGGGGCTGATCAACGACAACCCGAACCTCAACCATGTGCTCGAGCAGCTGCGTCAGGTCAGCGACATCCTGGTTGAGCGCAAAGACGACCTGGCAAACGGGCTCCTGATGGTCGGCGGATTCCTCCCGTCGCTGAACGAGTCCATAGCATCGGGGCCGTTCTTCAAAGTGGTCATCCACAACCTGGTCCCGGGGCAGATTCTGCAGCCCTTCATCGACGCCGCGTTCAAGAAGCGTGGCCTGGACCCGGAGAATTTCTGGCGCAGTGCCGGCTTGCCGGAATTCCGCTGGCCCGACCCCAACGGCACCCGGTTCCCCAACGGCGCGCCGCCGCCGGCGCCGGGTGTGCTGGAGGGCACGCCCGAGCACCCGGGGCCGGCCGTCCCGCCCGGTTCACCCTGCTCGTACACGCCGGCCAATCCCGGCGGCAATGTCACCGTCGGCGACGAGGGGTTGCCGCGGCCGTGGAACCCGCTGCCCTGCGCGGGTGCGCTCCTCGGCCCGTTCGGAGGTCCGAACTTCCCGGCGCCGCTGGATGTCGAGGCGTCCCCGCCGAACCCGAACGGCCTGCCGCCGACGCCGGGCATCCCGATCGCGGGGCGGCCGGGCGACCCGCCGCCGGACGTTCCGGGTACCCCGGTGCCGCTGCCGCCGAACGCACCGCCGGGTGCGCGCACCGAGCAGCTGGCGCCGGCCGGCCCGACACCGCCGCCGTCGACGTTCGCGCCGGGGCTGCCGCCGGGTCCGCCCGCGCCGCCCGGGCCGGGGCCGCAGCTGCCCGACCCCTATATCAACCCAGGAGGCACCGGCGGTAGCGGTGTGACTGGAGGGAGCCAGAATTGA